From the genome of Varibaculum prostatecancerukia, one region includes:
- a CDS encoding VaFE repeat-containing surface-anchored protein, whose protein sequence is MMINSQTAKLLRRWIVAGLAAALALAWTITTLVAPSQASDTENAQLAKDFKAVEAGMSFEEQEDGNWDIPNPPFAAGTKFWPEQFGQRNEHWYSDEEKAAYNNALTASNGWSNDWEVEFPDTFRMHNANYLMVKNRGDVYRDANKQGVLTKAPEYYTSAFCVQPGIAIDRSWLDPGEPGHAKEPGLKVSIDADERVGYVDTKSKRLVSDPDIQRQLKALAYIYNGGDRRLMDVDTRFPAGKDFYTQNKVLIEEHKAALELMNQLDQYQKNGAAQALVWAIEKNSPAEGITVYRHGAIDWTVTNAARAILPHIKNIANAEIKMWQAYQALKEQQIADEQAYKEALAKWKAETAASMAKDEATYQTNKQLLESIKLSVTRADDTHFRVNLIGSSEAIALLQEAKGKLEISGSSNLELPADTSIAKAASPGGILVGIKFDAGAACSGKAQTASINASFNGSIELTRTYIFKNSKKFVQFQSQVNLGKYAVAVSGSASSSFEFTSTCPEEPKPKIGTTLEGEDGAKQIDTAGKAGTDSVTLIDKVKFENLKGGQNYVIKGELVDGNGNPVNVTGTSKAFDPKASGATDNGSGYYSGTIDMTFQVPVQKIRDNEKLVAYETLYKGTTPEDGKEVTNHKDKDDASQTVTEKPRIGTTAKVTSESDASGKDARPAEGADVTITDTVKWHKLQPGSYTLSGKLMKKSGDQVTEVPGTATEKTFSVSGGKTGTVTMDLKLPANQVEAGASYVVFEKVYKGANNTSGEPVATHENPNDGGQTVSVNPKPHKLPSIETKAWVRDDGNSLISSVEADGKDFKVKDQIDYKDLKPGTYTAFASLVDASNPKNVIASGSKVFTNGTENGSAKVELKVDGSKVKADGKYVVYERIYQGEQTTEPKSDPYAKHENINDGSQTITVTPKNPVPAEFKIVKKTVDDNANTDRVFDFDVSCDGYKTTATVLVRKGTTQGETTVSNRALTSGQSCQVSEKEVSDNLNTVKVKFSGTDTNRDGTVAQFKLTEGNAKTVVVTATNTFTPKQAKFTVRKNVEAAEVKHFNVPNSFDFSYKCDGDSTWTSLPALKAGETSQAISVKPGIQCQVKENSATPQNLNRTLEWTGVQSQAGGIATFRTDANNTVALVATNTYTEKTGKLEISKQVVDQTAGAGKIPGTFQMKYLCATGQSADSITVPLTSVSVNKNSTVTITGIPVGSWCAVAEDTTGINVANTTLTTSFDGKAPQMVTIGGQTLHNAALSNPIQAGESQKATIKVENKYVNEKVGGFEVKKLVSGVVSPETVLKDVAFDFGYSCTIPGSTYPVKGNFKLEHGQTFSSADPTRPQLNNLPVGTECKVWEETPKSVENADYAGSSMEVSGTNGAEVTGTDGKLEVTLKLTAPAAKVKILATNNYTQKLGAFTLKKVVKGSADQGLDIKDYKFKLTYKDGTTTHQKEQTISAGGSYSFWGLPVGSQVKVEELGAVDSKGKFIPVNELSTAKVKHSISWNGSQNDSSTAASNTFTIDKPMTKAQWLNNGQQGNVVVEATNTYKPIEQKGTFSVQKTSVSVAGEGKDKVKNLPTSFNFTYNCTDGAHGNISNVKPGGEPVVANAQFRAGTVCTVTEQQVLPKGTNAQTVSWTVDGKGAGVGPASGQSAIITIGDDAKTPVAVQAANEYQTPDQPKIATELKGEGRGGNIDLVEDADHTYTLTDKISYWNLQVGKTYKFSGELVVPNADKTDATGTGITAEKEVTITSPSGVVELPFKLSRADVAKYSTLVAFEQLDLKVNGGFEPVTDHKNPKDENQTKQVNPWIATVLTDEGENKQIDTTGKADTDLVTLVDTVKYRNLEAGKTYHLTGKLVDGAGNPIGVSSTSKAFTVPGEAGTLQSGEAQMTFKVTVAQIRQNAKLVAFEYLHPGEPNNPGDETVVTKHENPNDENQTVNEGPRAATTATSSTGTKVFDAKTPAKVLDRVSWAKLPAGNYVLVGTLMDKATKQAVPNVKAQVVKFSVASGELQGTQGMTFEVPADQVKAKSQFVAFEKIYRQGDVDENGNVIGGKTPVVEHSDINDEAQTVTIGEEPQSPVTPKLTLEKVVKSEGLEVPSTKQFAFTLKCSSPIDGKSQEKTYQVTAGSPIDLPYVKGANCTLTEDSAAAKVAGIAPSQVEFSANSNKIGLISSDNSASFKMPKEELTEVRVAFTATNTYPAPKKPTVATSAKDAEGTAGMYGQTKQANQVYAGTSANIVDEVSWANLLPGDYVLIGKLMDKKTGEAVTSYSSAPAPFTVKEGVKNGKLENTFTVSGDSLKAGSHYVVYEYIYRAGDVEGVTPNNGAKPVVEHAVLTDADQTVEAITPPTPPAAKVKIKKQVVATGMDVPVNRAYYFTVSCLDKDGKAATTSTLAVRSGEETEVTGLRTGYLCSINEDLRNAIDQQVTPAIALTSGTNGFTVQQDSTAGSAHFTVPAATDQVPEVLVNVTNTYNKMGKPELQTRAVTDNGSSSVQAGTATTVTDTVTWKNLPEGKYLLTGNLMHITDNNAAPVAGVTNEPVVLEITKDNSLAGSTTMKFNVPTEAIGKAGKYVVYEHLYNYEDTDGTNPKPNTSTVVSHNDPSDDAQTVTVTEAPSVSTTATTNGENEKEIQKGKDAVVTDTVNWKNLPAGNYQALSQLVDMKGNSVAGATTKAVPFTVNNGETAGSLTTKIQVPASATGTSGAKFVVFERIYRASDVNPKTGQPAEGAEPVVSELDLNSINQTVTVVEKPQAPPKISFTKVTEKVMDGQVPDKDRKYQFTISCDKNFGGAFSFEMPAGVSAGLPGKHQPQSGAVCTLTEMLTDEANPDGIMPNAISFSSSHPEMMAVSKINNQTAQFTVPNVDTDVIPEIQVTIKNVYSKDFPELGTVARDNADQDKVLNLKKGENAQVQDVATWKNLAPGKYTMIGTLMDKLTAKPVVGANTPTVNFEVKKGEKTGTINALFTVPADNISSNSSWVVFERVYKASDVKDGKVVGKATPVVDHSNFEDADQTVQVVTPPASPEQKTPEIATVAKNRTTFNDGTKDSHLGTPVLTPGQDAVIEDTVKWKNLEPGEYTITGTLMDKSTNAPLTYLDKNGNQQDGAKAERGSFHVAEGQTSGEAKVYFTVKGEAIEANRQYVVFEDLYKTSDIKDGQPTPGAEKVAFHRDINDAAQTLSGDNPTPGTPPETPKTPNTPGTTPPTPVTPSHGFPNVVRTVLAKTGSTTGIMAMTGVLAVVAGIGLVLIRRYQREELED, encoded by the coding sequence ATGATGATTAACAGTCAAACTGCGAAGTTGTTGCGGCGTTGGATCGTCGCTGGATTAGCTGCCGCATTAGCCCTGGCATGGACTATCACCACCTTGGTAGCCCCCTCCCAGGCCTCGGATACCGAGAATGCCCAATTGGCGAAAGATTTCAAAGCCGTTGAAGCGGGTATGAGTTTCGAAGAGCAAGAGGACGGAAACTGGGATATACCTAATCCGCCTTTCGCCGCGGGTACTAAATTCTGGCCGGAACAATTCGGTCAGAGGAACGAGCATTGGTACTCTGATGAGGAAAAAGCCGCGTACAACAATGCGTTAACCGCAAGCAATGGGTGGTCAAATGACTGGGAGGTAGAATTCCCCGACACGTTTCGGATGCATAACGCGAATTACCTGATGGTGAAGAATCGCGGGGATGTCTATCGCGATGCTAATAAACAGGGAGTTCTAACTAAAGCACCGGAATACTATACCAGTGCATTCTGCGTTCAACCCGGAATTGCGATCGACCGGTCTTGGTTAGACCCGGGTGAGCCCGGACACGCCAAAGAACCAGGCTTGAAAGTATCTATTGATGCTGATGAACGTGTTGGCTATGTCGACACAAAATCCAAACGCTTGGTGTCTGACCCTGATATTCAGCGCCAGTTGAAAGCTCTGGCTTATATCTACAACGGCGGGGATCGCCGTCTAATGGATGTAGACACCCGTTTCCCGGCAGGCAAAGATTTTTACACGCAAAACAAAGTGCTCATTGAAGAGCACAAAGCCGCTCTTGAGCTAATGAATCAGCTCGACCAGTACCAGAAGAATGGAGCTGCCCAGGCTTTAGTGTGGGCAATCGAGAAGAATTCTCCCGCAGAGGGAATTACTGTCTATCGACATGGTGCCATCGACTGGACGGTTACCAATGCGGCTCGGGCGATATTGCCGCATATTAAGAACATCGCCAATGCCGAAATCAAAATGTGGCAGGCATATCAAGCGCTTAAAGAACAGCAAATCGCTGATGAGCAAGCCTATAAAGAGGCATTGGCAAAGTGGAAAGCGGAAACCGCCGCCAGTATGGCCAAGGATGAAGCCACCTATCAAACCAATAAGCAACTGTTGGAGTCAATTAAACTCAGCGTTACCCGTGCCGATGATACTCACTTCCGGGTAAACCTGATTGGCAGTTCCGAAGCAATCGCGCTGCTGCAAGAAGCTAAGGGCAAATTGGAAATTAGCGGATCTAGCAACCTCGAGTTACCCGCCGACACTTCCATCGCCAAGGCAGCTTCCCCCGGAGGGATTTTAGTAGGCATTAAGTTCGATGCTGGCGCTGCCTGTTCCGGTAAAGCGCAGACAGCGAGCATCAATGCCTCATTCAATGGCAGCATTGAGCTCACCCGCACTTATATATTCAAGAACTCTAAGAAATTTGTTCAGTTCCAGTCCCAGGTGAACTTGGGTAAGTATGCCGTAGCCGTTTCCGGCTCCGCCTCCAGCTCGTTTGAATTCACTTCTACTTGCCCGGAGGAACCTAAGCCGAAGATTGGGACCACTTTGGAGGGCGAAGATGGAGCCAAGCAGATCGATACCGCTGGTAAGGCAGGTACCGACAGCGTAACTCTCATCGATAAGGTCAAGTTTGAAAACCTTAAGGGCGGACAGAACTACGTCATTAAGGGTGAATTGGTAGACGGTAATGGCAACCCCGTTAACGTGACCGGCACTAGCAAAGCCTTCGATCCGAAAGCCTCGGGTGCTACCGACAACGGCAGCGGCTACTATTCCGGAACCATTGATATGACCTTCCAGGTGCCGGTGCAGAAGATTCGGGACAACGAGAAGCTAGTAGCTTACGAAACCCTATACAAAGGCACCACGCCTGAAGACGGCAAAGAAGTCACCAACCACAAGGACAAAGATGACGCCAGCCAGACCGTAACTGAAAAGCCACGGATTGGCACCACTGCTAAGGTGACCAGCGAATCCGACGCTAGCGGTAAAGATGCACGTCCCGCCGAAGGTGCGGATGTGACGATTACCGATACCGTGAAGTGGCACAAGTTGCAGCCTGGTAGCTACACCCTCAGCGGAAAGCTGATGAAGAAGAGCGGCGACCAGGTAACCGAGGTTCCCGGAACCGCGACTGAAAAGACCTTCAGCGTTTCTGGTGGTAAGACCGGCACGGTGACGATGGATCTCAAGCTACCTGCAAACCAGGTAGAAGCCGGTGCCTCCTATGTGGTGTTTGAGAAAGTCTATAAGGGCGCAAACAACACCTCCGGTGAGCCGGTTGCTACCCACGAGAATCCGAACGATGGTGGTCAGACCGTAAGCGTCAACCCCAAGCCGCATAAGCTGCCCAGCATTGAAACCAAGGCGTGGGTGCGTGATGACGGAAACTCGCTGATCAGCTCGGTGGAAGCCGATGGGAAAGACTTCAAAGTCAAAGACCAGATCGACTACAAAGATCTCAAGCCGGGCACCTACACGGCCTTCGCCTCCCTGGTAGATGCCAGCAACCCGAAGAACGTGATTGCCAGCGGCAGCAAGGTATTTACCAATGGCACCGAAAACGGCTCCGCTAAAGTTGAGCTGAAGGTTGATGGCTCCAAAGTCAAAGCTGACGGGAAATACGTCGTTTACGAACGTATCTACCAAGGCGAACAGACCACTGAGCCGAAGAGCGACCCCTACGCGAAACACGAAAATATTAACGATGGATCGCAGACCATCACGGTAACCCCGAAGAACCCGGTACCTGCCGAGTTTAAGATCGTGAAGAAGACTGTAGACGATAACGCGAATACCGATCGAGTGTTCGACTTCGATGTATCCTGCGATGGTTACAAGACCACCGCCACCGTGCTGGTGCGCAAAGGCACCACCCAGGGTGAAACCACGGTTTCCAACCGCGCACTAACCAGCGGTCAGAGCTGCCAGGTAAGCGAGAAAGAAGTAAGCGACAACCTAAATACGGTGAAAGTAAAGTTCTCCGGAACTGACACCAACCGTGACGGCACTGTTGCACAGTTCAAACTAACTGAGGGCAACGCCAAGACCGTAGTGGTGACTGCGACCAACACCTTCACCCCGAAACAGGCGAAGTTCACCGTTCGCAAGAACGTAGAAGCAGCCGAAGTAAAGCACTTCAACGTGCCGAACTCTTTCGACTTCTCCTACAAGTGTGACGGTGATAGCACCTGGACTTCCCTACCTGCTTTGAAGGCTGGGGAGACCTCGCAAGCTATTTCGGTTAAGCCCGGCATCCAGTGCCAGGTGAAAGAAAATAGCGCCACCCCGCAGAACCTCAATCGCACCCTGGAATGGACTGGTGTGCAGAGCCAAGCGGGCGGGATTGCTACTTTCCGTACCGATGCCAATAACACGGTGGCACTGGTAGCCACTAACACCTACACCGAGAAGACCGGGAAACTGGAAATCTCCAAGCAGGTAGTGGACCAGACCGCCGGTGCGGGTAAGATTCCTGGTACCTTCCAAATGAAGTACCTGTGTGCTACCGGACAAAGCGCCGATAGCATTACCGTGCCGCTAACCTCGGTAAGCGTAAACAAGAACTCTACGGTAACCATCACCGGTATTCCCGTAGGTTCCTGGTGCGCGGTAGCCGAGGACACCACCGGGATTAACGTAGCGAACACCACTTTGACCACCAGTTTCGATGGCAAAGCTCCGCAGATGGTAACCATCGGGGGACAGACCCTGCATAACGCGGCACTGTCCAACCCGATTCAGGCTGGGGAAAGCCAAAAGGCGACTATCAAAGTCGAAAACAAGTACGTCAATGAAAAAGTTGGCGGATTCGAAGTTAAAAAACTAGTCTCCGGAGTAGTTTCTCCCGAAACCGTCCTCAAAGACGTAGCCTTCGACTTTGGTTACTCCTGCACCATTCCCGGTAGCACTTACCCGGTAAAGGGCAACTTCAAGCTCGAGCATGGCCAGACGTTCTCCAGCGCCGATCCCACTCGCCCGCAGCTTAACAACCTGCCGGTAGGTACCGAATGTAAAGTTTGGGAAGAAACTCCGAAATCGGTAGAAAACGCCGATTATGCTGGCTCTAGCATGGAGGTAAGTGGTACCAATGGCGCCGAAGTGACCGGAACTGACGGCAAGCTGGAAGTAACCCTGAAGCTGACTGCTCCGGCCGCGAAAGTTAAGATCCTGGCTACCAACAACTACACCCAGAAGCTTGGTGCCTTCACCTTGAAGAAGGTAGTTAAAGGCAGCGCAGATCAGGGGCTAGATATAAAGGACTACAAGTTCAAGCTGACCTATAAGGATGGCACTACCACCCACCAGAAAGAGCAAACCATTTCTGCTGGTGGATCCTACTCCTTCTGGGGATTGCCGGTCGGAAGCCAAGTTAAAGTTGAAGAACTCGGCGCTGTCGACAGCAAGGGTAAGTTCATTCCGGTAAACGAGCTGTCCACCGCCAAGGTGAAGCACTCCATCAGCTGGAACGGTAGCCAGAACGATTCTTCAACCGCAGCCTCCAACACCTTCACTATCGACAAACCGATGACGAAGGCACAGTGGCTTAATAACGGCCAACAGGGGAACGTGGTAGTTGAAGCCACCAATACCTATAAGCCGATCGAACAAAAGGGTACCTTCTCGGTACAGAAGACCTCGGTGAGTGTAGCCGGCGAGGGCAAAGACAAGGTCAAGAACCTGCCCACCAGCTTCAACTTCACCTACAACTGCACCGATGGCGCCCACGGTAATATTTCCAACGTGAAGCCGGGCGGTGAGCCGGTAGTGGCGAACGCCCAGTTCCGCGCAGGCACCGTCTGTACCGTAACTGAGCAGCAAGTGCTACCTAAAGGCACCAACGCTCAAACCGTTAGCTGGACAGTTGACGGCAAGGGCGCAGGAGTCGGCCCGGCCTCCGGACAAAGCGCGATTATCACCATCGGTGATGATGCCAAGACTCCGGTAGCCGTGCAGGCCGCCAACGAATACCAGACCCCCGATCAGCCGAAGATCGCGACCGAGCTGAAAGGCGAAGGACGCGGCGGCAATATCGACCTGGTAGAGGATGCGGATCATACCTACACCCTGACCGACAAGATCAGCTACTGGAACCTGCAGGTCGGTAAGACCTACAAGTTCTCCGGCGAACTGGTAGTGCCCAACGCAGATAAGACCGATGCCACCGGCACCGGGATTACCGCCGAAAAGGAAGTAACCATTACTTCCCCCAGCGGCGTGGTGGAACTACCGTTCAAGCTGAGCCGGGCCGATGTAGCCAAGTACTCGACACTAGTAGCGTTCGAACAGTTGGATCTGAAAGTCAACGGCGGATTCGAGCCGGTCACCGACCACAAGAATCCGAAGGATGAGAACCAGACCAAACAGGTTAACCCCTGGATTGCGACGGTACTGACCGACGAGGGTGAAAACAAGCAGATTGACACTACCGGTAAAGCCGATACCGATCTGGTCACCCTGGTTGACACCGTGAAATACCGGAACCTGGAAGCGGGTAAGACCTATCACTTGACCGGGAAACTGGTTGATGGTGCTGGTAACCCGATTGGTGTCAGCTCCACCTCCAAGGCATTCACCGTTCCGGGCGAGGCAGGAACCCTGCAGTCTGGCGAAGCCCAGATGACCTTTAAGGTAACCGTGGCACAAATCCGCCAGAACGCGAAACTGGTAGCCTTCGAATACCTCCATCCCGGAGAGCCGAACAACCCCGGTGACGAAACCGTGGTCACCAAGCACGAAAACCCGAATGATGAAAATCAGACGGTAAACGAAGGGCCGCGGGCGGCAACTACCGCTACCAGCTCGACTGGTACCAAGGTATTTGACGCCAAGACCCCGGCTAAAGTGCTTGACCGCGTCAGCTGGGCGAAACTGCCCGCCGGCAACTATGTGCTGGTTGGAACCCTGATGGATAAGGCAACCAAGCAGGCGGTACCGAACGTTAAGGCGCAGGTCGTCAAGTTCTCGGTTGCCAGCGGTGAGCTGCAGGGCACTCAAGGAATGACCTTCGAGGTGCCCGCGGATCAGGTGAAAGCCAAGTCGCAGTTCGTAGCGTTCGAGAAGATCTACCGCCAGGGCGATGTCGATGAAAACGGCAACGTGATTGGTGGAAAGACTCCGGTCGTTGAACACTCGGATATTAACGACGAAGCACAAACCGTAACTATTGGTGAAGAACCGCAAAGCCCGGTCACTCCCAAACTCACCTTGGAAAAGGTAGTTAAGAGCGAAGGACTAGAGGTTCCCTCCACCAAGCAGTTTGCCTTCACCTTGAAGTGCTCCAGCCCGATTGATGGCAAGTCGCAAGAAAAGACCTACCAGGTAACTGCTGGGTCGCCGATTGACCTGCCTTACGTCAAGGGCGCTAACTGCACCTTGACCGAGGATAGCGCAGCAGCCAAGGTAGCGGGGATTGCCCCCTCTCAGGTAGAGTTCAGCGCGAACTCTAACAAGATTGGTCTGATTAGCTCTGATAACTCGGCCTCCTTCAAGATGCCGAAAGAAGAGCTCACCGAAGTAAGGGTGGCGTTCACCGCGACCAACACCTACCCGGCGCCGAAGAAGCCCACGGTGGCGACCTCCGCTAAGGATGCCGAAGGCACCGCGGGTATGTACGGTCAAACCAAGCAGGCTAACCAGGTTTACGCTGGAACCTCCGCCAACATTGTGGACGAGGTATCTTGGGCGAACCTGCTGCCCGGTGATTATGTACTGATCGGCAAGCTGATGGACAAGAAGACCGGCGAAGCGGTCACTTCCTACTCTTCCGCCCCCGCACCGTTCACGGTGAAAGAGGGCGTGAAGAACGGGAAGTTGGAGAACACCTTCACCGTCAGCGGTGACTCGTTAAAGGCTGGCAGCCACTACGTGGTTTACGAATACATTTACCGCGCAGGTGATGTAGAGGGTGTAACCCCGAACAATGGCGCCAAGCCGGTTGTGGAACACGCAGTACTCACTGACGCAGACCAGACGGTGGAGGCGATTACGCCTCCGACCCCGCCGGCTGCGAAAGTCAAGATTAAGAAGCAGGTTGTGGCTACCGGCATGGATGTGCCTGTCAACCGCGCCTACTACTTCACCGTGAGCTGCCTGGATAAGGACGGCAAAGCCGCAACCACCAGTACATTAGCGGTACGTTCCGGCGAGGAAACCGAAGTTACCGGTTTGCGGACTGGCTACCTATGCTCGATTAACGAGGATTTGCGTAACGCCATCGACCAGCAGGTAACCCCGGCAATCGCGCTGACCAGTGGAACTAACGGTTTCACTGTGCAGCAAGACTCCACTGCGGGTTCGGCTCACTTCACCGTGCCGGCGGCGACCGACCAGGTGCCCGAAGTGCTGGTGAACGTGACCAACACCTACAACAAGATGGGCAAACCGGAACTGCAAACTCGGGCGGTAACCGATAACGGCAGCTCTAGCGTGCAGGCGGGAACCGCAACCACGGTAACCGATACTGTCACCTGGAAGAACCTGCCGGAAGGCAAGTACCTGCTCACCGGTAACCTCATGCACATCACGGATAACAACGCTGCCCCGGTAGCGGGAGTTACCAACGAACCAGTGGTACTGGAAATCACCAAGGACAACTCCTTGGCGGGCAGCACCACCATGAAGTTCAATGTGCCTACGGAAGCCATCGGGAAGGCCGGAAAGTACGTAGTGTACGAACACCTCTACAACTACGAAGACACTGACGGCACCAACCCCAAGCCGAACACCTCGACTGTGGTTTCCCACAATGACCCCAGCGATGATGCGCAGACCGTGACCGTTACCGAGGCTCCCTCGGTAAGTACCACTGCCACCACCAATGGGGAAAATGAAAAGGAAATCCAAAAGGGTAAGGATGCGGTAGTAACCGATACCGTCAACTGGAAGAACCTGCCTGCAGGTAACTACCAGGCGCTCAGCCAACTGGTTGATATGAAGGGTAACTCGGTTGCCGGTGCCACCACTAAGGCGGTTCCTTTCACCGTGAATAACGGCGAAACTGCGGGCAGCCTGACTACCAAGATTCAGGTACCGGCGTCAGCGACCGGAACCTCGGGTGCAAAGTTCGTAGTATTCGAACGTATCTACCGGGCTAGCGACGTTAACCCCAAGACCGGGCAACCGGCTGAGGGCGCCGAGCCGGTAGTATCCGAGCTGGATCTGAACTCCATCAACCAGACGGTGACGGTAGTTGAGAAGCCCCAGGCTCCACCCAAGATCAGCTTCACCAAGGTGACTGAAAAGGTCATGGACGGACAGGTGCCGGACAAGGATCGCAAGTACCAGTTCACCATTAGCTGTGACAAGAACTTCGGAGGAGCCTTCAGCTTCGAGATGCCAGCGGGCGTATCGGCCGGTCTACCGGGCAAGCATCAGCCGCAAAGTGGTGCGGTATGTACCTTGACCGAGATGCTGACCGATGAGGCGAATCCGGATGGCATCATGCCGAACGCGATTAGCTTCAGCTCCTCGCATCCGGAAATGATGGCGGTTTCGAAGATCAACAACCAGACTGCCCAGTTCACGGTACCGAATGTGGATACTGATGTGATTCCGGAAATCCAGGTCACCATCAAGAACGTCTACAGCAAGGACTTCCCAGAACTAGGCACGGTTGCGCGTGACAACGCTGACCAGGACAAAGTGTTGAACCTCAAGAAGGGCGAAAACGCTCAGGTTCAAGATGTTGCCACCTGGAAGAACCTAGCTCCTGGCAAGTACACCATGATTGGTACCTTGATGGATAAACTGACCGCTAAGCCGGTCGTAGGGGCGAACACCCCGACGGTTAACTTCGAAGTCAAGAAGGGCGAGAAGACCGGAACCATCAATGCACTATTCACCGTGCCGGCAGATAATATCTCTAGCAACTCCAGCTGGGTAGTCTTTGAACGGGTCTACAAGGCCTCCGATGTTAAAGATGGCAAGGTTGTGGGTAAAGCTACTCCGGTAGTTGACCACTCCAACTTTGAGGACGCCGATCAGACGGTTCAGGTGGTAACTCCGCCGGCCTCACCGGAACAAAAGACTCCGGAGATCGCCACGGTTGCTAAGAATAGAACTACCTTCAACGATGGAACTAAAGATTCCCACCTGGGTACACCGGTATTGACTCCGGGTCAAGATGCGGTAATCGAAGACACGGTCAAGTGGAAGAACCTGGAGCCCGGTGAATACACCATTACCGGAACTCTGATGGATAAATCCACCAATGCTCCGCTAACCTACCTGGACAAGAATGGAAACCAGCAGGATGGCGCGAAAGCTGAACGTGGCTCCTTCCACGTAGCGGAAGGCCAAACCAGCGGAGAGGCGAAAGTCTACTTCACGGTTAAGGGTGAAGCTATCGAGGCTAACCGCCAGTACGTGGTGTTCGAGGATCTCTACAAGACCTCGGATATCAAGGATGGTCAGCCCACCCCCGGTGCTGAGAAGGTTGCTTTCCACCGTGACATCAACGATGCGGCACAGACCCTGAGCGGGGACAACCCCACTCCGGGAACTCCGCCCGAGACACCTAAGACCCCGAACACCCCGGGAACAACGCCTCCGACCCCGGTGACCCCCTCTCATGGGTTCCCGAATGTGGTGCGCACGGTACTAGCTAAGACCGGCTCCACCACTGGGATCATGGCAATGACCGGTGTTCTGGCAGTGGTTGCGGGAATCGGATTAGTACTAATCCGCCGCTACCAGCGCGAAGAACTCGAGGACTAG
- a CDS encoding peptidylprolyl isomerase yields the protein MEATIHTSKGDIKVELFPDKTPVTVNNFKGLATGEREWQNPATGLKSNEPFYDGVIFHRVIQGFMIQTGDPLGTGTGGPGYRFGDEIVPELTFDEPYVLGMANAGPGTNGSQFFITQVPTQWLNGKHTVFGKVTDQASREVVDAIAAVDTDGRDRPLEDITIESIEISE from the coding sequence ATGGAAGCAACAATTCACACTTCAAAAGGCGACATTAAGGTCGAACTGTTTCCGGATAAAACTCCGGTGACTGTAAACAATTTCAAAGGTCTGGCTACCGGCGAACGCGAATGGCAAAATCCCGCGACTGGACTTAAATCCAATGAACCCTTCTATGACGGAGTGATTTTTCACCGTGTTATCCAGGGCTTCATGATCCAGACCGGCGACCCCCTGGGTACCGGTACTGGTGGCCCCGGTTATCGTTTCGGCGATGAAATCGTTCCCGAACTAACCTTTGACGAACCCTACGTACTAGGAATGGCGAATGCTGGGCCGGGAACCAACGGCTCCCAGTTCTTTATTACCCAGGTGCCTACCCAGTGGCTAAACGGCAAACACACTGTTTTTGGAAAAGTCACCGACCAGGCTTCTCGCGAGGTAGTTGACGCCATCGCCGCAGTCGATACCGATGGTCGCGATCGTCCCCTCGAAGACATCACCATCGAATCCATCGAAATCAGCGAGTAA
- a CDS encoding rhomboid family intramembrane serine protease → MTNPNNRLNVINVLIIACGIVYVASWLVPSLVDQFLFYPTLGFTEPWRFLTAAFLHGGIVHLASNMAFLYILGSLARRVLSSYQILLIYLLSAWGGSLGTLAWALLTGQQQAVVGASGAVLGLCAGVFVYTRNLHASSAALGGLLIINLLIGFVIPNVSWQGHLGGALVGALIGWALHLVAVISGRRGRKQLGQAIPDIVDRQRATATVKRTQIIGNLLVTVISVVVLFAATLACYI, encoded by the coding sequence ATGACGAATCCTAACAATCGGCTCAATGTAATCAACGTCCTCATTATTGCTTGCGGTATTGTCTACGTGGCGTCGTGGCTGGTTCCCAGCCTGGTAGATCAATTCCTGTTCTACCCCACCTTGGGCTTTACCGAGCCTTGGCGGTTTTTGACTGCCGCGTTTTTACACGGCGGTATCGTGCATTTGGCCTCCAATATGGCGTTCCTGTACATCTTGGGGAGTTTGGCTCGACGAGTGCTTAGCAGCTATCAGATTCTCTTGATCTACCTGCTGTCAGCCTGGGGAGGCTCGCTAGGCACCTTGGCGTGGGCACTACTCACCGGGCAACAGCAAGCGGTAGTGGGCGCCTCCGGGGCAGTCCTCGGGCTGTGCGCGGGCGTATTCGTCTACACCCGCAACCTGCACGCCTCCTCCGCTGCCCTGGGCGGACTGCTGATAATCAACCTGTTAATCGGGTTCGTAATCCCCAACGTGTCTTGGCAAGGACACCTAGGAGGCGCCCTGGTGGGAGCACTCATCGGGTGGGCCTTGCACCTGGTGGCAGTGATCTCGGGCAGGCGAGGACGCAAGCAACTGGGGCAAGCTATCCCGGATATTGTCGATCGCCAGCGCGCCACCGCCACTGTCAAACGCACCCAAATCATAGGAAACCTACTGGTAACCGTGATTTCGGTTGTGGTGTTATTCGCTGCAACTCTCGCGTGCTATATCTAG